A genome region from Sphingobium sp. CR2-8 includes the following:
- a CDS encoding L-threonylcarbamoyladenylate synthase: protein MTIAHPVFSTRSCRYGTESLREAALLIRAGEPVAVPTETVYGLAADATDTNAVAAIYSAKGRPSFNPLIVHVADRDMAGRLADFSTVADLLADRFWPGPLTLVLPVRADSGLSPLVTAGLPTVALRLPAHPAMRALIRTSGCPLAAPSANRSGSISPTRAEHVLASLDGKIRMILDEGPTSEGLESTIAAPEADRIRLLRPGPVTTAMLEDATGLPVIVGDDAKIEAPGQLESHYAPSKPVRLNALRAEKDEYLIGFGLMPCHINLSQEANIQEAAAHLFAALHVADASAAARIAVAPIPNNGIGAAINDRLKRAAA, encoded by the coding sequence TATGGCACAGAGTCCTTGCGGGAAGCAGCCTTGCTCATCCGTGCGGGAGAACCCGTGGCCGTGCCGACCGAGACGGTCTATGGCCTGGCCGCCGACGCCACTGACACCAACGCCGTCGCCGCCATCTACAGCGCAAAGGGGCGACCCAGCTTCAATCCGCTGATCGTCCATGTCGCCGATCGCGACATGGCGGGGCGGCTGGCCGATTTTTCTACCGTGGCGGACCTTCTGGCCGACCGCTTCTGGCCGGGGCCTCTAACCCTGGTGCTGCCGGTCCGCGCGGACAGCGGCCTGTCCCCGCTTGTCACCGCCGGCCTGCCGACCGTCGCGCTGCGCCTGCCCGCCCATCCGGCGATGCGCGCGCTCATTCGGACAAGCGGCTGCCCCCTTGCCGCCCCGTCCGCCAATCGCAGCGGATCGATCAGCCCCACCCGCGCCGAGCATGTGCTGGCCAGCCTGGACGGCAAGATCCGCATGATCCTGGACGAAGGACCGACCAGCGAGGGGCTGGAATCCACCATCGCCGCCCCTGAAGCGGATCGCATCCGCCTGCTCCGCCCCGGTCCGGTGACCACCGCCATGCTGGAGGACGCGACGGGATTGCCCGTCATCGTCGGCGATGACGCAAAGATCGAAGCGCCGGGCCAGCTCGAAAGCCATTACGCCCCGTCAAAACCGGTGCGGCTAAACGCGCTGCGAGCGGAGAAGGACGAATATCTGATCGGCTTCGGCCTGATGCCCTGCCACATCAACCTGAGCCAGGAGGCCAACATCCAGGAAGCCGCCGCTCATCTGTTCGCGGCCCTGCATGTCGCGGACGCCAGCGCCGCCGCCCGCATCGCGGTCGCCCCCATCCCGAACAACGGGATCGGCGCGGCCATTAACGACCGGTTGAAACGCGCGGCGGCTTGA
- the msrA gene encoding peptide-methionine (S)-S-oxide reductase MsrA produces the protein MAQEIATLAGGCFWCTEAVYQNLRGVEGVESGYIGGERPNPTYEQVCSGTTGHAEAIRITYDPTVITYADLLDIFFATHNPTTLNRQGNDVGTQYRSAIFPHSPEQEADAQAAIERAQADQSDPIVTTIEADAPWYPAEDYHQKYWDRVGDQNPYCMAVIPPKLAKLRKGFAARIED, from the coding sequence ATGGCGCAGGAAATCGCGACGCTGGCTGGAGGATGTTTCTGGTGTACCGAGGCGGTGTATCAGAACCTCCGGGGTGTAGAGGGTGTGGAGAGCGGCTATATCGGCGGGGAGAGGCCCAATCCGACCTACGAGCAGGTATGTTCGGGCACGACCGGACATGCCGAGGCGATCCGTATAACCTATGACCCGACGGTTATAACTTATGCCGATCTGCTCGACATTTTCTTCGCCACGCATAATCCCACGACGCTGAACCGCCAGGGCAACGACGTCGGCACGCAATATCGGTCGGCTATCTTCCCGCATTCGCCCGAGCAGGAGGCAGATGCGCAGGCGGCGATCGAGCGGGCGCAGGCGGATCAGAGCGATCCGATCGTGACCACGATCGAGGCGGATGCGCCCTGGTATCCGGCCGAGGATTATCATCAGAAATATTGGGACCGGGTCGGCGACCAGAACCCCTATTGCATGGCGGTGATCCCGCCCAAATTGGCCAAGTTGCGCAAGGGCTTTGCCGCGCGCATCGAGGACTGA